GATTCTTGGCTATATCGTGCGGGGGCCTGTTGGGGGAATGACTTGGCACCATTTGCAATATGTTATTGGCATGATGCGACTAGGCCATGACGTCGTGTTTGTTGAAGATAGCGACGATTACCCTTCTTGCTACAACCCTGTTCATGGTGATACCAGTGAAGATGCAAGCTATGGAATCGCCTACGCCACTGAAATATTTGTGCGCTTAGGCATACCTGACTGTTGGACGTACTATGATGCTCATACTCACCAATGGTTGGGGCCTGCATCCAGCTCGATTCAGGCATTCTTGTCATCAGCTGATATCCTTGTTGATGTGTCAGGTGTTAATCCAGTTCGCTCTTGGATGATGTCCATTCCAGTCAGGATTCTCATCGATACTGACCCCGTATTTACTCAGATCAAACACTTATCCCGCCCAGTTGATCTTGAGCGGGCGGCTAAGCACACACACTTCTTCTCGTTTGGGGAAAATATTGGCTCTCCTTATTGTTCAATCCCAGATGATGGCTTCATTTGGCTACGGACAAGGCAGCCCATTGTTCTTGATCTATGGCCTTCCGTGCCATTGAATCCTAATTCTTTATTTACTACTGTGATGCAGTGGGACAGCTATAAGGAGGAGTCTTATCAGAATGTACTCTATGGCATGAAGTCTCAGTCGTTTTCTCCTTATATGGCACTTCCGAAGAGTTGTCATGCTTCTCTGGAGCTTGCTCTTGGATCTAGCACGGCGCCTCGATCGAAGCTTCAGTCATTTGGATGGAGTCTGCGTGACCCTCTCGAGGTTACAAAAACCCCGTGGACCTACCAAGCCTATATTGCAGAATCTAAGGCTGAGTTTAGCGTTGCCAAACATGGCTATGTTGTTAGCAACTCTGGTTGGTTTAGCGAGCGTAGCGCCTGCTACCTTGCTAGTGGCAGACCTGTTATTACGCAGGACACGGGCTTCTCCAGTTGGTTGACGATTGGACATGGTGTTATTGCATTCACTTCCTTCGACGAGGCAGTGCATGGGATTGAGCAAATCAATAACAATCTTTCTATGCATCATCATGCTGCATTGGAGATCGCAGCCGAGTTCTTTGATTCGGGCAAGGTCCTTGAGGACCTGCTCAGCCAGCTATAGGCTTCTCCTGTGAATCAACAAGCTAGCGGCTGATTAGAATATTTCTGAATTGAGGTGGATACAGTAAGAAATTAATGATTGCGATATCCTTTCAAGATTCTGAATCGCTTGCGCCTAGGGATATGATGATTGCTGATTTCCGATTGCCTGAGTTGTGCCGATAACTATTTATACTCTTCAAGTATTGGCGGATGCTTTGAATCTTGACTTTAGCGACATGCATGGCATTTCTATAAAATGATAGGAAGCGCCTGCGATTAACAGTGTGCCTATGGATGTTGCAAGAATGAGCTGACTAGGACTGATCTGGCCAGACTTGAGATGTGGCAGTATGCTATCTATGAGAAATGGATGAAATACATAGGCTCCGTAGCTTATTCGACCTAGGTATTGGAAAGGGGATATCTCAAGAATCAACCCCATGGCATTGGGCAAGGACAGGCCTGCTACTGCCACAATTCCTACGTAGCCTAGTCCAAAAGAAACATTTCCGAAAATAATATCTACCCATTTGGGGGCAACCCCAGTCTGTCGGATTATGAAAGCAGCTAAAACGTATGCTAAGGGCATGTAAGCAAAAAATCTTATGGTTCTTGTGTCAGCTTTGGATATTTTGGCTTTCAGTACAGGATAAACAAAGGAGAGTGCCGAGCCAAGGGCTAGAAGGTCAAGATTTGATTGTGTTGATATATATGTGCCTAACGCAGTCATGGACGTATATCCTGAATGGATGTAAAAGGCCTTGGCCGATAGGGAAATGATTATGGCTGCTAATGGCGCGATCCATGTGACTCGCAATGGCAAGGCTAAAATCAATAATGGCCAGACCAAATAAAACTGATGCTCAACGGCTAACGTCCAAAAATGGGCAAAGTGTGGTTCATACCAGTCTTGTGCCCCCATCTTGAAATTTAGTGTGTAGGTGGCTAGCCATGGTGTCAATCCACGTGCGCCGCCAAGATTCATCAAGATTGCAGCAAGTACGACGGCGAAGTAAAGAGGGTAAATTCGAAGGGCGCGGCGGATAAAGAATTGTCTTAAGCCTCTCGGGAGCTTTTCGCTTCCATCTGCCACCTTGTTCTTTAGCTTCAATAGGATTGATGTGATTAGGAATCCGCTCAGCACAAAGAAGATATGAACACCTGCTGTCGCCACATAGTCAAGGTTTGGCGAACCCGGCACAGCTTGGCTTAAGTGATGAGCAATCACCCCCAGTACGGCTACAGCGCGTATGCCATCCAGTTGCGGCATGTAGGTTGATCTCGTGGTGGCTTTCATATGAATTGCTGTAGACAGTTTTCTATCTGGCTGTTTTCGAAGTGTATTTTCTGGCCGGTCTCCGGCTAGGTAAATATAACTGAATACAGGAAAGACAACTGGCTCTGCAGATACTCTTTGAAAATGTAGAATGCGCTCATATCACCTGTTCGTCGTGGGCACCAGCGTAAACTTCTGGCCTGCAATCGTCACCACATCAGCCATTGATCTTGCCATGCGTTTCATCTGGGATCGACAAGTCCAAATGAGGACTGTTCCTGGGATGAGCATCACCAGCACGGCCATCAGGCTCTTGCAAAGCAGCACAATCGAGAACAGGGCGGCCCACATTCCCAGAATTGTCTTGGCAAGGCCAGATAACTTCAGTTTGAGCTTGAGCCGATGCAGCCGTTCGTAGCCACCATGGATTTCGGTTGCTGAGTACACATAGCACCAGGCCCAAAGGCCCTGCTGGACGCGGATATCCCAGCGCTCCCATCCATTCTGGATGTTCACGAAGTACTTTCTCTCCTGTAGCTGATGAATCACGTCCTGCAGGAAGATGTCTCTTTCGATTCCTTGATCCGACCAGAAATTCAGGCCGTAGGTTCTTTGAAGAGGGAATTTACTCTTCAGTGGTTTTTCCAGTGGTCGCTTCGTTGCACCCTTGGCGCCGAGCAGCTTCCTTCTCCACTTGTACCGCTCGATGCTCCGCACCAGCGGGCCGCCCAGAATCAGGTAGCTGATCAGCAGCCGGCTGCGCAGCCCCGTGAAGCGGGGATCCACCGGGGCTCGCCAGGCCGAAATCAGGCTGCTGACCACCGTGATCAACAGGGGGATGGCTCCCAGCAGCAGCCCAACGCTGGCCAGGGGGGCCAGCAACAGCATCACCAGACCGAAGACGTTCCATTCCAGGGTCTGGGGTAAGTAGGCCCACAGGCTGGCGGGTTGCTGGTAAAGGCTCTGGAACGGGGCCATGCCGAACACGCCCGAGTAGATGAAGGGTTTCCCCGGCAGCAGCGACGTGCTCAGATCGCCGTAGATCCTGCCCAGCCAGCGGGCCTGGCCCAGCAGGTTGAATCGCTCCGGGTGCTTGTAGTACACCATCGCTTCGGCCTTGCCATAGCCCCGTTGCTGGTTGAAGTAGTCCTTCACGGTGTTGCGGCGGAAGTGCCACACCTGGGCTGCGGGACTGAAGCCGATGGAATGGCCGGCGTCCTGCAGGCGCCAGCAGATGTCCACATCGTCGCCCGCGGCCCGGTACTGGGCATCAAACCCCCCCAGCTCCCGCAGCACATCCGCCTTGAAGGCCATGTTGCAGCCTGCGATGTGCTCGGCTTCCAGGTCGTCGATCAAAACATGGGTGGGCCCTCCGGGGGACACGGCCACGGCGGAGGGCACGAGGGAGTTTTCAGGTGGGGGCAGGTTGGGGCCGCCGACGGCCACTTCGCCGGTGATCCGGAACCCATGCACCAGATAGGTGATCCAGTCGGGGTCCACATCGCAGTCGGCATCCGTGTAGGCCACGATTTCGCCTGTGGCCGCTTCCAGGCCCACGTTGCGTGCCACGCTCAGGCCTTTGTTCTCCTGGCAGATCAGGCGGATATAGGGGTACTTCCGGCAGATGTCCAGGGTGCCGTCGTTGGAACCGTCGTTCACCACGATCACCTCGTAGTTCGGGTAGTTAACGGTTTCCAGCGCTGCCAGGCAGGTATCGATCGTGCGGTCGGCGTTGTAGGCGCAGACCACCACCGACACCTTCGGACATTCCGCTGGCAGCGGCGGTAGGGGCTGCTGGTAGTAGCGCTTCACCACGTCAAAGGCCTGCTTCGGCTGGCGCTCGGCACTGACCACCCCAAAGGCCCAGTCGGTGATGGCATGGCCACCGGTGAACCATTCGTCGGTCCAGGCGAACACGATCGTGCCGGCCGCACCCATTTCAAAGCTGGTTTTCAGCTTCTGATCGAGAATCTCGCTCTGCCCATCCTCCCCTTCCCGAATGGAGTCCGCCCCGAATTCGCTGAGCACCAGAGGCTTGTTGCCGGCCAGATTCTGAAGTCGGCCCAGGTATTTCTGGAAGACCTCCTGACGGTGCAGGTACACGTTGTAGCAGTGGAAGTCGACGAAGTCGAGCTCGAGATATTCAGTGGAGGGGAAATTGGCATAGCTCACCAAAGCTCCAGGATCCCTGCCCCGGATCATTTCGGTGAGCTCCCGCAGATATTTCTGCACCTTCTCGGCCCCATGCCAGCGGATGATGTCGGCAGGAATCTCGTTGCCAACCATGTAACAGAACAACGAGTTGTATCCCTTGCATTCCTCCACGACGGCCGTGACAGCCACGTGGATTTCCTTCTGCACGGCCTTCGAATCAAGGAACGTGACATGCTCTGCCCAGGGAATCCCAGCCATCACCAACAGATCCCACTCCTCGGCCAGCTCTAACAGCCAGGCCGGGGGAGAGGTGTAGGTGCGGAGGCAGTTGACACCGAGTTCCCGCATCAGGGAGAAATCTCGAACAACCTGCTCCTTCTCAGGAAACTGGCGACCGTGGGACGCCACTTGAAAGGGGCCGTAACTGACTCCTTTAAGGTAAATCTTCTCTTCCCCTCTGAAAAAGAACTTTCCGGACGTGCGAATGTTGGCGCTCATGTCGGTGGGGAAAGAAAAACCATTCGCTTGCTGATTGCGAAAACTTACACCAATACACCGTTTTCGTCAGCTTTCCTCCTGACGAAACCGCGCAGAGACTGGGCTGACCGCTCACCAACGCCTGTCATGGAAGAATGGTCAGCGTGATTTTGCTGGGTCCTTGTTGGTGACTCCTGACCCTTCAGTGACACGGGGTCCTCTTCTCGTCACAGGGGTCGCCGGCTTCATCGGGGGAGCTGTGGCCGAGGAGCTCCTGGCCCGTGGAGAGCGGGTGATCGGCCTGGACAACCTCAACGCCTACTACGACCCAGCCCTGAAGCAGGCGCGGCTGGAGAGGCTTGAGCGTCTGGCCCCCACGGGGGCTTTCCGCTTCCATCGCCTCGACCTGGTGGACTCTGAAGGGGTCGCGGCACTGTTCGCCGCCGAGCGGCCCACCCGGGTGCTGCATCTGGCCGCCCAGGCGGGCGTCCGCCATTCGATCGACAACCCGTCGCTTTACATCCAGAGCAACCTGGTGGGCTTTGCCACGATCCTCGAAGCCTGCCGCCATGGGGCCGTGGACCATCTTGTGTACGCGTCGAGCAGTTCGATTTACGGCGGCAACCGCCACATGCCGTTCTCTGAGCAGGATCCGGTCAACCATCCGGTCAGCCTGTACGCGGCCACCAAGAAGGCCAACGAGCTGATGGCCCACACCTACAGCCATCTCTATGGGTTGCCGGCCACCGGGCTGCGCTTCTTCACCGTTTATGGCCCCTGGGGGCGGCCTGACATGGCGCCGATGCTGTTTGCCAAGGCGATCCTGGCTGGCGACCCGATCCGGGTGTTCAACCACGGCCGCATGGAACGGGATTTCACTTACATCGATGACATCGTCGAAGGGGTGATCCGCTGCCTCGACAAACCCGCCACGGCGGATCCCGGCTTTGACCCGCTGCATCCCAACCCGGCCACCGCCGCCGCCCCGCACCGGATCTTCAACATCGGCAATGCCCAGCCGGTGGCCCTGCTGCAGTTCATCGCCCTGCTGGAGCGGGCCCTCGGACGCCCCGCGATCATGGATCTGCAGCCCATGCAGCCCGGCGACGTGCCGGCCACTGCGGCCGACACCACGGCCCTGGCGGCCTGGGTGGGGTTCCGCCCTTCCACCCCGATCGAGGCGGGGATCGAGCGTTTCGCCGCCTGGTTCAAGCCGTTCCACGGCGGCTGAGCCGACCCCTTCGGGCACAATGAATCGCTGCCGATCCGCACCGTCTTGAAACCGCTCCAGAGCCTGCGGGGCATGGTTGACCTGCTGCCCGGTCAGACCCCCTTCTGGCAGCGGATCGAAGCCACCGCCCGGGACCACTTCCGCCTGGCCGCTGTTGAAGAGATCCGCACGCCGCTGCTGGAGGTGACCGAGTTGTTCGCCCGGGGCATCGGTGAGGCCACCGACGTGGTGGGCAAGGAGATGTACAGCTTCCAGGATCGGGGCGAGCGCCACTGCACCCTGCGGCCAGAGGGCACCGCCTCGGTGGTGCGGGCCGCCATCCAGCACGGCCTGGTGGCCCAGGGGCCCCAGCGGCTCTGGTATGGCGGCCCGATGTTCCGCTATGAGCGTCCCCAGGCCGGCCGCCAGCGGCAGTTTCACCAGATCGGTCTGGAGTTTCTCGGCCATGGCGATCCGCGCAGCGACGTGGAGGCCATCGCCATCGCCTGGGATCTGCTGATGGATCTGGGGGTGGGCGGCCTGTCGCTGGAGCTCAACTCCCTGGGCAGTGCCGACGACCGCCGGTGCTACCGGGCCGAGCTGGTGGGCTGGCTGGAGGCCCATCGGGAGCGTCTGGATCCCGATTCGCAGCAGCGGATCAGCACCAACCCCCTGCGGGTGCTGGATTCCAAGAACCCCGAGACCCAGGCCCTGCTGGCCGGAGCCCCCACCCTGGCCGACGCCCTCAGCGGCGAGAGCCATGAACGCTTTCTGCGGGTGCGGCAGGGCCTCGAGGCGCTCGCCATCCCGTTCGAGCTCAACCCGCGCCTGGTGCGGGGCCTGGATTACTACGGCCACACTGCCTTTGAGATCACCAGCAGCCAGCTGGGGGCCCAGGCCACCGTCTGCGGCGGCGGCCGCTACGACGGGCTGGTGGAGCAGCTGGGCGGCCCCCCCACGCCGGCCGTGGGCTGGGCCCTGGGCATGGAGCGGCTGGTGCTGCTGCTCAGCCAGGCGGAGCAGGGCGAGGGCGCCGGACAGCGGCCCGCCGCGGCGCCCGACCTCTACGTGGTGAGCCGGGGGGTGGCGGGCGAGGCCTATGCCATGCGGCTGGCTCGCCACTGTCGCCATCGGCCCGGGGAGCCGCTGGCTGTGCAGGTGGATCTCTCGGGAGCCGGCTTTGACAAACAGCTGAAGCGGGCCCGCCGCAGTGGGGCCCGCTGGGCGCTGCTGCTGGGGGATGAGGAGGCTGCCAATGGCAGCGTGCGGCTGATGCCCCTGGCGGCCCGGCCAGGCGATGGGGGGACAGGACAGACGGATCGCCACATGAGCGAGACGGAGTTCCTGGCGCTCAGCCTCGATCAGCTCAACGGCTGAGGGGAGACCGGCGCGAATAAGGGGGCGCCATAAAAAAGGACGCTCCCGTGACTTGGAACGTCCAGAGATCTGATGATTCTCGTCGCTGGGCTGAATCAGGCCGAACCGACGCCCACGTAGGAGCCGTAGAAGAACAGGCCGACCACGAAGATGACGGCCATGCCGCCGGCGGTGGCGACCATCCAGAGGGGCAGAACCCCTTCGGTCCAACGGCTCTTCCAGGCCACGGCCGGGCGGCCATCGGGAAGGCGGTCGGGAATACGGCCGTCAGGAAGTGAGGATTTCTTGCCGCTCATGGATGGGGTGCCTCCCGATCAGTTGAAGAAGTAGCTGGAGAAGAGGATGCCGATGACGAACACGAACAGCAGGCCCAGGTAAAGGCTGGTGCGGTTCAGTTCGACCGGCAGGTTGTTGGGGTTGGGATTGCGCTGCATGGATGTCTCAGCGACGGACGAACTGCATGGCGGCCAGGGCACCCAGGAAGAAAACCGTGGGGATGCCGAGGGCGTGGACGGACAGCCAACGCACCGTGAAGATCGGATAGTTGCGCGGCGTGGTGGGGGCGGTGGACTGGGTCATGGTTCCTGGAGGCGCAGATCAAGGCTGCTCTTGCCCTCGTAACGCTGGCTCACAACGGGAGCCTTGGTTTCCTGGGCCTGGAAGTAGGCATCCGGACGGGGCGTGCCGAAGGCGTCGTAGGCCAGGCCGGTGGACACGAACATGAAGCCCGCCAGGAAGATGGCCGGCAGTGTCACCGCATGGATGACCCAGTAGCGGATGCTTGTGATGATCTCGAAGAACGGGCGTTCCCCTGTGGAGCCGGCAGCCATAGCAACAAGCGTTCAGCCCGAAGATCCTAGGGGTCGACCGGGTGCCACCGACGGCCGGGCGGGGGGTTGGTTACAGAGGGACGCAGTTCAGCCGACCCAGCGCAGCAGCACGCCCCGCTCGCCCAGGACGAAGCCCTTGCCGCCGGGGGCGAAGACGATCCGCGAGAAGTTGGTGGGCTGTTCGCTGCCCACCGGATCCCGCTGCCAGCTGGCGCCGGAATCGTTGCTCACCAGCAGGGTGCCGTTGCCGCCGCCGGTCCAGATGGCGCCGCGGGGATCCCAGGCCATGTCGAGGTAGCCGTAGCCGTTGGTGATCGGGATCACGGGCTTGCTCCAGTCGCCGCTCTCGGTGGTCTCGGCGGTGCTGGGGTCACCGTCGAAGCGCAGCTGGGCACCCCGGGCCACCATCCAGAGATGGCCGTCGGGCTGGAATCCCATCGACTGCAGCCGCTGGCTGCTGACGCGCTGATGCACCTGCCAGGCGGGCTGGCCCGGTTCCCAGGTGGCGAAGAAGTTTCCGAGGCTGCTGACGCTCACGTAGTCGCCCTCGGGGCTGCGGCGCAGGTCACGGATGGCGCCGGCGGCGTCACCCACCAGGGCCTGCCAGCTGGAGCCGGCATCGCTGGTGCGGTACACGGCGCCCACGTTGGTGGCCAGCTCGGCGCTTTTCGGCCCCTGGGCCGTGACCAGGTACGGCTCACCCGGGAGCTTGGTGTCGAGCAGCAGCCGGCTCCAGCTCTTGCCGGCATCGTCGCTGTGCAGCAGCAGGCCCGGCTGGCCCACGATCCAGCCCTCATCGCCCCTGAAATCGATGCTGATCAGGCGGAAGTTCTCCTCCTCGGGCAGATCGAGGGCCCGCTCCTGCCAGCTGGCTCCGCCGTCGTCGGTTTCCATGATCAACCGGTTGCTGCCCACCAGGAAGCCGTGGTCGGCGTTGGTGAAGGCGACGTCGAGGGGGTTGGAGCGGGTGTCCAGGGGAACCGACTGCCACGGGCTGGCGGCCGCCGTGGGCAGGCCCGTGGTGACGCAGCCCGTCAGACCGAAGGCGAGCACCAGCGACAGGGCCAGGCTGAGCAGGGGGCGCAGCGGGCGCAGGACGGCCGGCAGGGCAGGGAGGGGCGCAGGCATCAACGCAGGGAGTAAAGGGAGAGGAAGAAGGCGAACGCCAGGGCGAAACCGCCGAAGATCAGCACGTTCTTCTGGCCGGGGGTGAGGCGGTTCACCCCCAGGCCGAAGTTGAGGTTCTCCTCGAAGCCGCTGGGCTTGTTGCGGGGGCCGATGTCCTTGAAGGCGCCCACCCGGCTGCGGCAGACGGGGCAGCGGAAGCCCACGGGGTCGAGGTCGAGGAAGGAGGTGCCGGCGGGAATGGCCAGCTTCTTGACCCCTTCGCCGGGGTCGTAGACGAAGCCGCAGCTGCGGCATTCGAAGCGGTGGCTGGCGGGGTCGTCGACGACGGCTTCCGGCGCCTCGCTGGGCGCCTCGATCGGGGCCTCGGTGGGCAGTTCCGTCGGCGGTTCCGTGCTCATCCCTTGCCTGGCCGTACCGACTGATCCTATCGACGGCTACCCCAGCCCCCGGAGGCAAGTGGCAGAATGCGCGCCAGGTTGGGTCTGCCGATGTTCGTGCTCTCCGGCTACGACGCCTTTCTGGGCTTCCTGCTGATTTCGGCGGCAGTCCCGGTGCTGGCGCTGGTGGCCAACAAGCTGCTGGCCCCCAAGAGCCGCCAGGGGGAGCGCCAGCTCACCTATGAATCGGGGATGGAGCCGATCGGCGGCGCCTGGATTCAGTTCAATATCCGCTACTACATGTTTGCGCTGGTCTTCGTCATCTTCGATGTCGAGACGGTGTTCCTTTACCCCTGGGCGGTGGCCTTCCACCGGCTGGGTCTGCTGGCCTTCATCGAGGCCCTGATCTTCATCTCCATCCTGGTGCTGGCCCTGGCGTACGCCTGGCGCAAGGGCGCCCTCGAGTGGAGCTGATCACCCCCCACCATGACCCTCACCTCCCCTGCAGGATCCCTCTCGGTCGATGCGCTGCGCGATCTGCGTGAAGCCAGTTGCGGCCCCGTGGGCGCCCCCGGTGTCACCGCCGACCTGTCCGAGAACATCATCCTCACCAGCCTTGACGACCTGCACAACTGGGCCCGGCTCAGCAGCCTCTGGCCGCTGCTCTACGGCACGGCCTGCTGTTTCATCGAGTTCGCGGCCCTGATCGGTTCCCGCTTCGACTTCGACCGTTTCGGCCTGGTGCCACGCTCCAGCCCGCGCCAGGCGGATCTGCTGATCGTGGCCGGCACCGTCACGATGAAGATGGGGCCAGCGCTGGTCCGGCTCTACGAGCAGATGCCGGAGCCGAAGTACGTGATCGCCATGGGCGCCTGCACGATCACCGGCGGCATGTTCTCCGCCGACTCGACCACGGCGGTGCGCGGTGTCGACAAGCTGATCCCCGTTGATCTCTACCTGCCGGGTTGCCCACCACGGCCGGAAGCGATCTTTGATGCGGTGATCAAGCTGCGCAAGAAGGTGGGTAACGAAACCTTCGCCGAACGCGGCAACCTGCGCCCCACCCACCGCTACTGCACCATCCCCCACCAGATGAAGCGGATGGAGCCGATCGTCACCGGTGCCTACCTGCGGGCCGAAACCCAGCAGGCTGCCCTCGCCGCCGCTGCCGGCCTGCCGATGGCTGCCACCGTTCCTGCCACCACCACCGCCCCTAGCACCGATGCCTGAGGAGTCCTCGATCACGACCCCTGCCACCGGTCCGGTGGGCACCTGGTTGGGCGGCCAGGGTTTCGATGCTGCGCCGCTGGGCCCCGACCATGACGGTGTCGAGATGCTGGGAGTGGAACCCGCCGCTTTGCCCCTGGTGGCCACGGCCCTGAAGGCCGCCGGATTCGATTATCTGCAGTGCCAGGGCGGCTATGACGAGGGACCGGGTGGGCGGCTGGTGAGCTTCTACCACCTGGTGAAGATGGCCGCGATGCTGGATCAGCTGGAGGCTCTGGCCGTTGGCACCGGTCCCCTGCCGGCCGACGTTCGGCCAGAGGAAGTGCGCCTGAAGGTGTTCCTTCCCCGTGACGGCGCGCTCACGATCCCCAGCCTCTATGGCCTGTTCCGCGGTGCCGATTGGCAGGAGCGCGAAACCTTCGACATGTTCGGCATCACTTACGAGGGCCATCCCCATCCCAAGCGTCTGCTGATGCCGGAGGACTGGAAGGGTTACCCGCTGCGTAAGGATTATGTGCAGCCTGATTTTTATGAGATGCAGGATGCGTATTGAGTGGATCAGCGGCTGAGCGCTGAAAGGGTTTCCTCGAGGTAGCGGGTTCCCCAACGTTGGTCCGGTTCCAGATGGTTGCCTTCGGCCCATTCGTTCCAGGCATTGATGAATACCACCGGCTCGGGTAGGCCGCGAGTCGGCAGTTGCGCCACGGTTTGCCGAAGCCATTCGCCGTAGCGCTCGGGGGTCGCATCCTGAAGCACGATGCCTCCCCAGCGCCGGCGAGCCGTGTTGTCCCATGAGGGTGTCACACAGGGGAAGCGGGTATAGGGCGGAACGGGTCTGGAAAGGGCGGCTTGGCATACCTTCTCGTAGTCGACAACCCGGTGGATTTTCTTTCCCGGGGATTCGTTCTTCATTTTCCCCTTGATTCTTTCGCGGAGGCTGGGGGGCTGGGAGGAAAGAGTGCCCAGGATCGGCCAGCATGGCTGAAACTCCACAGCTGCATCAAAGCCGAAGTCGTGTGGGTTGCGTATCTCACTTTCTTTTGATTCGACGGAAACGAGATAGAGATCACCCAATCCTTGGCTTCGGGAAACGGATCGCCAGATCTCTGCTGTTCGGGCAGGATCTGGCATGGCGCTTGTTCGGTAGACAAGAAAAAGTGGCTTTCCTTCAATCCGGATGTAGCGAGGATCCCTGAAGGCCTCAAGTAAGGATGTCAGATGGTCATGGTCGTCCTGCTCGCTGTAGGCCTGCTCAAGGAGAATCTCATCATCGGAGCCGTCCCAGCGGCGGGTCCAGTTTTCGTTGGCCCAGCAGAGGCAGAAGGGGAAATCTGGTTCTCCTGAAGCCAGCACGTCTTCGAACGGCCGTTGCAGCACCCTGCGGCCATTGAACCAATAGTGGTAGTAGCAGAAGCCATGGATGCCGAAGGCTTTTGCCAGTTCAGCTTGGGCTTGGCGTGCTTCCGGCAGGCGTAGGTCATAAAAGCCGAGGTCGGCAGGAAGGTGGGGTTGGTAGTGATGAGCAAACAGGGGCCGTGCCTTGGCCACGTTGCGCCATTCGGTGAAACCCTTTCCCCACCAGGCGTCGTTTTCCGGGATTGGGTGGTATTGGGGTAGGTAGAAGGCGATGGCCTTGGTCAGGAGCACGGGGTTGTTGTACGGAAGATGATTTTGAATCTTAGACTTTTTGTGTGCGCTTTCTTCTCATCAACGATTGCTTACCTGAAGCAGATGATGCTCGATTCGATCGATGGCTGACTCCACAGGCCAGGTGGCCATCACATGCTGGCGTGCCTGAAGGCCCATGCGCTTCGCCGCGCCAAGATCCAGGGTGAAGCGGAGGATGAGTTCAGCCAGAGCCTCCGGGTCACTGTCGTTGGCGAGGAGGCCATTCACTCCCGGGACAATCGTTTCCTTGACCCCCCCCTCGGCAATGGCCACCACTGCCGTGCCACAGGCATTGGCTTCAAGGGGGGCTAGACCGAAAGGCTCAAGAAATGGGGTGTAGAGGAAACAGGCGGCCCGCCCCAGGATCTGCTGGAGTTCCTGATCGGAGGCCCTGACAATATGCTGAAAATCGACGCCAAGATCGGCCG
This Cyanobium sp. AMD-g DNA region includes the following protein-coding sequences:
- a CDS encoding acyltransferase, with amino-acid sequence MKATTRSTYMPQLDGIRAVAVLGVIAHHLSQAVPGSPNLDYVATAGVHIFFVLSGFLITSILLKLKNKVADGSEKLPRGLRQFFIRRALRIYPLYFAVVLAAILMNLGGARGLTPWLATYTLNFKMGAQDWYEPHFAHFWTLAVEHQFYLVWPLLILALPLRVTWIAPLAAIIISLSAKAFYIHSGYTSMTALGTYISTQSNLDLLALGSALSFVYPVLKAKISKADTRTIRFFAYMPLAYVLAAFIIRQTGVAPKWVDIIFGNVSFGLGYVGIVAVAGLSLPNAMGLILEISPFQYLGRISYGAYVFHPFLIDSILPHLKSGQISPSQLILATSIGTLLIAGASYHFIEMPCMSLKSRFKASANT
- a CDS encoding glycosyltransferase, producing MSANIRTSGKFFFRGEEKIYLKGVSYGPFQVASHGRQFPEKEQVVRDFSLMRELGVNCLRTYTSPPAWLLELAEEWDLLVMAGIPWAEHVTFLDSKAVQKEIHVAVTAVVEECKGYNSLFCYMVGNEIPADIIRWHGAEKVQKYLRELTEMIRGRDPGALVSYANFPSTEYLELDFVDFHCYNVYLHRQEVFQKYLGRLQNLAGNKPLVLSEFGADSIREGEDGQSEILDQKLKTSFEMGAAGTIVFAWTDEWFTGGHAITDWAFGVVSAERQPKQAFDVVKRYYQQPLPPLPAECPKVSVVVCAYNADRTIDTCLAALETVNYPNYEVIVVNDGSNDGTLDICRKYPYIRLICQENKGLSVARNVGLEAATGEIVAYTDADCDVDPDWITYLVHGFRITGEVAVGGPNLPPPENSLVPSAVAVSPGGPTHVLIDDLEAEHIAGCNMAFKADVLRELGGFDAQYRAAGDDVDICWRLQDAGHSIGFSPAAQVWHFRRNTVKDYFNQQRGYGKAEAMVYYKHPERFNLLGQARWLGRIYGDLSTSLLPGKPFIYSGVFGMAPFQSLYQQPASLWAYLPQTLEWNVFGLVMLLLAPLASVGLLLGAIPLLITVVSSLISAWRAPVDPRFTGLRSRLLISYLILGGPLVRSIERYKWRRKLLGAKGATKRPLEKPLKSKFPLQRTYGLNFWSDQGIERDIFLQDVIHQLQERKYFVNIQNGWERWDIRVQQGLWAWCYVYSATEIHGGYERLHRLKLKLKLSGLAKTILGMWAALFSIVLLCKSLMAVLVMLIPGTVLIWTCRSQMKRMARSMADVVTIAGQKFTLVPTTNR
- a CDS encoding NAD-dependent epimerase, with amino-acid sequence MTRGPLLVTGVAGFIGGAVAEELLARGERVIGLDNLNAYYDPALKQARLERLERLAPTGAFRFHRLDLVDSEGVAALFAAERPTRVLHLAAQAGVRHSIDNPSLYIQSNLVGFATILEACRHGAVDHLVYASSSSIYGGNRHMPFSEQDPVNHPVSLYAATKKANELMAHTYSHLYGLPATGLRFFTVYGPWGRPDMAPMLFAKAILAGDPIRVFNHGRMERDFTYIDDIVEGVIRCLDKPATADPGFDPLHPNPATAAAPHRIFNIGNAQPVALLQFIALLERALGRPAIMDLQPMQPGDVPATAADTTALAAWVGFRPSTPIEAGIERFAAWFKPFHGG
- the hisS gene encoding histidine--tRNA ligase, with the translated sequence MKPLQSLRGMVDLLPGQTPFWQRIEATARDHFRLAAVEEIRTPLLEVTELFARGIGEATDVVGKEMYSFQDRGERHCTLRPEGTASVVRAAIQHGLVAQGPQRLWYGGPMFRYERPQAGRQRQFHQIGLEFLGHGDPRSDVEAIAIAWDLLMDLGVGGLSLELNSLGSADDRRCYRAELVGWLEAHRERLDPDSQQRISTNPLRVLDSKNPETQALLAGAPTLADALSGESHERFLRVRQGLEALAIPFELNPRLVRGLDYYGHTAFEITSSQLGAQATVCGGGRYDGLVEQLGGPPTPAVGWALGMERLVLLLSQAEQGEGAGQRPAAAPDLYVVSRGVAGEAYAMRLARHCRHRPGEPLAVQVDLSGAGFDKQLKRARRSGARWALLLGDEEAANGSVRLMPLAARPGDGGTGQTDRHMSETEFLALSLDQLNG
- a CDS encoding photosystem II reaction center protein J, whose translation is MSGKKSSLPDGRIPDRLPDGRPAVAWKSRWTEGVLPLWMVATAGGMAVIFVVGLFFYGSYVGVGSA
- a CDS encoding photosystem II reaction center protein L; this translates as MQRNPNPNNLPVELNRTSLYLGLLFVFVIGILFSSYFFN
- the psbF gene encoding cytochrome b559 subunit beta, with protein sequence MTQSTAPTTPRNYPIFTVRWLSVHALGIPTVFFLGALAAMQFVRR
- the psbE gene encoding cytochrome b559 subunit alpha — encoded protein: MAAGSTGERPFFEIITSIRYWVIHAVTLPAIFLAGFMFVSTGLAYDAFGTPRPDAYFQAQETKAPVVSQRYEGKSSLDLRLQEP